The genomic DNA AGTCAGCGACATATTTATTAATCTTCGGGTCCGGATCGTTGCCGAACATGGAACCGTAGACGCCGAGATAGAATTCGCTCAAATTCGGCACCGCTTCCAGCCAAAACGCGCCGTCCATGGATTCGGAGGCGAGGATGGGCGTGTTGACGCCGGCCGCGCGGGCCTGCTTGATCAGCGCCGGGCCGTCGAATGTTGCGGCGCAGAGGAACACGAAGTCTGCGGTGTCGCTGGCCTTCATGCGGGTGACCTGGCCCTCGAAGGTTTTAACCTCGGCGAAGTTATAAACGTCCTCGCCGACGATCTCGCCGCCGAGCTCTTCCCAACGAACTTTGAAATTGGCACAGAGCGATTTGAAATATTCGACCATCGAATCCATTTCGACATAGACCTTGCGCCAGCCTTTTTCCTTAAACGCCCATTCCGCGAGCGTGGCGCCCTGCGCCGGGGTGCCGAGCGCCATGGTATAGGCCAGCGGGCCGATGCCTTGGACGCCGAATTTCGGATCACCCGCACAAGACGAGAACGTGACTTTGCCCATCGCCGAAGCCTGCAATGCCGCGGCCGCGCCGAAATCGAAATCGCAAGTCACGATGACCATTTCAGCGCCTTGCTCCAGCACTTCGATGGCGGCATTTGTGCCTTGCGCCGGATCGGATTTGGTGTCGGCGGTGACGATGGAAAGCTGCCGGCCCAACACGCCGCCCTTGGCGTTGATATCGGCGATGGCGAGCTGCGCACCCTTGAGCGGGCCGTCGTCATAGGGCTGAACGAAGCCACTGAGCGCGATCGCGGCGCCGATAACAATTGGGTCTTCCGCGCGGGCTTG from Pseudomonadota bacterium includes the following:
- a CDS encoding ABC transporter substrate-binding protein; the encoded protein is MKRLTSLAMAGLLALGIAGLAGSSDQARAEDPIVIGAAIALSGFVQPYDDGPLKGAQLAIADINAKGGVLGRQLSIVTADTKSDPAQGTNAAIEVLEQGAEMVIVTCDFDFGAAAALQASAMGKVTFSSCAGDPKFGVQGIGPLAYTMALGTPAQGATLAEWAFKEKGWRKVYVEMDSMVEYFKSLCANFKVRWEELGGEIVGEDVYNFAEVKTFEGQVTRMKASDTADFVFLCAATFDGPALIKQARAAGVNTPILASESMDGAFWLEAVPNLSEFYLGVYGSMFGNDPDPKINKYVADFTAMHGAAPITAHSLTGYSLIEAWAMAAERAGSLDPDAIRQELDKFSNENLLIGATSFSPDLHINLYRGLQIMEVQNGKHAPITRYTAEKVPPITF